Proteins from a genomic interval of Streptomyces sp. Tu6071:
- a CDS encoding tyrosine-protein kinase domain-containing protein: MTDSHVSPAGDEPELLRDQFRQLLRYRWLIGGGIGIGLIGGAYLGITSADSYAANSDIVVRTPTTNPFDSSTAPDKSVNMNTERQTALSSNVAQIAAKKLKDGTSARTLKKGLQVTTPPQSLTLRFTYTADSPEAAARGANALADAYLSASEKKWSDLRDSMVARLKKQIDPLGKQQNELAQQLDAMTKGTSAYDAQQTANVNLKSRISTLQNQRDTLMGLDMAAGSVTQEATPPTGSDGLGLVISLALGGAFGIAFGLLAAWVRLVFDPSPRSTGDVARAVRAPVLGSLPRGAAKGLLAVDQTGSRTAEEYRSIAFRLAYDARFADRRRLLVVAARDASAQAATSVATNLAASFAETGKDVLLVEADLRAPGLSARLHTTAGRPGWSLPADTDDNGWPATRPLTVDAGEAGSFDLVAGQRVRNVARALTSTRTTQLIEDADESGSTVVVLAPPVLSYADALALVDRVDGVVIVCDLRSVHRTELVRIRELIVGAGGTVLGAVTHDEGGHPARDRGAAKGSGRRAAGSELPPPAPRPAPPVEQRLGDGTETVTLRQLRPEDLRTGDKR, encoded by the coding sequence ATGACCGACTCGCACGTCAGTCCGGCGGGGGACGAACCGGAACTACTGCGCGACCAGTTCCGGCAGCTTCTTCGCTACCGCTGGCTGATCGGCGGGGGCATCGGGATCGGCCTGATCGGCGGTGCCTACCTCGGCATCACCTCGGCGGACTCGTACGCGGCCAACAGCGACATCGTCGTCCGCACCCCCACCACCAACCCCTTCGACAGCTCCACCGCGCCCGACAAGAGCGTCAACATGAACACCGAGCGCCAGACGGCGCTCTCCTCCAACGTCGCCCAGATCGCCGCGAAGAAGCTCAAGGACGGCACCTCGGCGCGCACGCTCAAGAAGGGGCTCCAGGTCACCACGCCCCCGCAGAGCCTCACGCTGCGCTTCACGTACACCGCGGACTCGCCCGAGGCCGCCGCGCGCGGTGCCAACGCGCTCGCCGACGCGTACCTGTCGGCGAGCGAGAAGAAGTGGTCCGACCTGCGCGACAGCATGGTCGCCCGGCTCAAGAAGCAGATCGACCCGCTCGGCAAGCAGCAGAACGAGCTGGCGCAGCAACTGGACGCGATGACGAAGGGCACCTCCGCCTACGACGCCCAGCAGACCGCGAACGTCAACCTCAAGAGCCGCATCAGCACCCTCCAGAACCAGCGCGACACCCTCATGGGCCTCGACATGGCCGCGGGCTCCGTCACGCAGGAGGCCACCCCGCCGACCGGCTCGGACGGCCTCGGCCTCGTCATATCCCTCGCGCTCGGCGGCGCCTTCGGCATCGCCTTCGGTCTCCTCGCCGCCTGGGTGCGGCTCGTCTTCGACCCCTCGCCGCGCTCCACGGGCGACGTCGCCCGCGCCGTGCGCGCCCCCGTGCTCGGCTCGCTCCCGCGCGGCGCCGCGAAGGGCCTCCTCGCCGTCGACCAGACCGGCTCGCGCACCGCCGAGGAGTACCGCTCGATCGCCTTCCGGCTCGCCTACGACGCGCGCTTCGCCGACCGCCGCCGCCTCCTCGTCGTCGCGGCCCGTGACGCGAGCGCCCAGGCGGCCACCTCCGTCGCCACCAACCTCGCCGCCTCCTTCGCCGAGACCGGCAAGGACGTCCTCCTCGTCGAGGCGGACCTGCGCGCCCCCGGCCTCTCCGCCCGTCTGCACACGACCGCGGGCCGCCCCGGCTGGAGCCTGCCCGCCGACACCGACGACAACGGCTGGCCCGCTACCCGCCCGCTCACCGTGGACGCGGGCGAGGCGGGCTCCTTCGACCTCGTCGCGGGCCAGCGCGTGCGCAACGTGGCCCGCGCGCTCACGTCGACCCGCACCACCCAGCTCATCGAGGACGCCGACGAGAGCGGATCGACCGTCGTCGTCCTCGCCCCGCCCGTCCTCTCCTACGCCGACGCGCTCGCGCTCGTCGACCGCGTCGACGGCGTCGTCATCGTCTGCGACCTGCGCAGCGTGCACCGCACCGAACTCGTCCGCATCCGCGAGCTGATCGTCGGTGCGGGCGGCACGGTGCTCGGCGCGGTCACCCACGACGAGGGCGGGCACCCGGCCAGGGACAGGGGCGCGGCCAAGGGCAGCGGACGCCGCGCGGCGGGCAGTGAACTGCCGCCCCCGGCCCCGCGCCCGGCACCCCCCGTCGAGCAGCGCCTCGGCGACGGCACCGAGACCGTGACGCTGCGGCAGCTGCGGCCCGAGGACCTGCGGACGGGCGACAAGAGATGA
- a CDS encoding glycosyltransferase family 4 protein, translated as MVSTNYAPEHAGIGPYATQIAEHWAASGHETHVLAGMPHYPSWSLDPEYAGAWRRTEQRAGVTVHRRRHTVPPRQTAVRRALFEGSILLHGAVAPPRMPRPDAVHAQMPSLAGGVLAARLAHRWKVPYVPVVQDLMGAAAAQSGISGGDRAAKVAARAESFALRRATLVGIIHETFRAKVEALGVAPERVRLVPNWSHVTSPTGDREATRARLGWAPGETVVVHSGNMGLKQGLEVLVESARRDPAVRFVLMGDGNQRAHLEELGRGVPNLDFLPPADDADFMDVLAAADVLAVTQRASVLDMSVPSKLTSYFAAARPVIASVAAEGGTAHEVLRSGAGLLVAPEDPDAVLEEVRRLADDPARARVLGDAGPRHVAAHLTRAAGLARIDALIEEALGVWRT; from the coding sequence ATGGTCTCCACCAACTACGCGCCCGAGCACGCCGGGATCGGCCCGTACGCGACACAGATCGCCGAGCACTGGGCCGCTTCGGGTCATGAGACGCACGTCCTCGCCGGGATGCCGCACTACCCCTCGTGGAGCCTCGACCCCGAGTACGCCGGTGCCTGGCGGCGCACCGAGCAGCGCGCGGGCGTCACCGTGCACCGCCGCAGGCACACCGTGCCGCCCCGCCAGACCGCCGTGCGCCGCGCCCTGTTCGAGGGCTCGATCCTCCTGCACGGCGCCGTCGCCCCGCCCCGTATGCCGCGCCCGGACGCCGTGCACGCGCAGATGCCGAGCCTCGCGGGCGGCGTGCTCGCCGCACGCCTCGCGCACCGCTGGAAGGTCCCGTACGTCCCCGTCGTCCAGGACCTCATGGGCGCCGCCGCCGCGCAGAGCGGCATCAGCGGCGGCGACCGCGCCGCCAAGGTCGCCGCGCGCGCCGAGTCGTTCGCGCTGCGCCGTGCGACCCTCGTCGGCATCATCCACGAGACCTTCCGCGCCAAGGTCGAGGCCCTCGGCGTCGCCCCCGAGCGCGTCCGCCTCGTGCCCAACTGGTCCCACGTCACGAGCCCCACGGGCGACCGCGAGGCGACCCGTGCGCGGCTCGGCTGGGCCCCCGGCGAGACCGTCGTCGTGCACTCGGGGAACATGGGCCTCAAGCAGGGCCTCGAAGTCCTCGTCGAGTCCGCCCGCCGCGACCCCGCCGTCCGCTTCGTGCTCATGGGCGACGGCAACCAGCGCGCCCACCTCGAAGAACTCGGCCGGGGCGTGCCCAACCTGGACTTCCTGCCGCCCGCCGACGACGCCGACTTCATGGACGTCCTCGCCGCCGCGGACGTCCTCGCGGTCACGCAGCGCGCCTCCGTCCTCGACATGAGCGTGCCCTCGAAGCTGACCTCGTACTTCGCCGCAGCGCGTCCCGTCATCGCCTCGGTCGCCGCCGAGGGCGGCACCGCGCACGAGGTGCTGCGCTCGGGCGCGGGCCTCCTCGTCGCCCCCGAGGACCCCGACGCGGTGCTCGAGGAAGTGCGTAGACTCGCCGACGACCCGGCGCGGGCCCGGGTACTGGGGGACGCGGGACCGCGCCACGTCGCGGCCCACCTGACGCGCGCGGCGGGACTCGCCCGCATCGACGCACTCATCGAAGAGGCTCTGGGGGTTTGGCGCACATGA
- a CDS encoding adenylyltransferase/cytidyltransferase family protein, which yields MTEHRPYRVGYAPGAYDLFHIGHLNILRHAKSHCDYLVAGVVSDEMLEQAKGRRPMIPLVERLEIVRSVKYVDAAFVETVPDKVDTWKQVRFDVLFKGDDWRGTPKGDKLERDFAAVGVDIVYFPYTVHTSSTQLRRALDVLTGDERPAGPLSAELR from the coding sequence ATGACGGAGCACAGACCGTATCGAGTCGGTTATGCCCCGGGTGCTTACGATCTCTTTCATATCGGACACCTCAACATCCTTCGGCACGCGAAGAGTCACTGCGACTACCTCGTCGCGGGCGTCGTCTCGGACGAGATGCTGGAGCAGGCCAAGGGCCGCCGGCCGATGATCCCGCTGGTGGAGCGCCTGGAGATCGTACGCAGCGTCAAGTACGTCGACGCCGCCTTCGTGGAGACCGTGCCGGACAAGGTGGACACCTGGAAGCAGGTCCGCTTCGACGTCCTCTTCAAGGGCGACGACTGGCGGGGCACGCCGAAGGGGGACAAGCTGGAGCGCGATTTCGCGGCGGTCGGCGTGGACATCGTCTACTTCCCGTACACCGTCCACACGTCCAGCACGCAACTGCGGCGCGCGCTGGACGTGCTCACGGGGGACGAGCGGCCCGCCGGGCCGCTCAGCGCCGAACTGCGCTGA
- a CDS encoding CDP-alcohol phosphatidyltransferase family protein, with the protein MGTINTALRELRTAQKSSKGVSLYSRFANRPAGRVLAACAYALRLTPNQVTVISALFSFAAVVGLAIGTPAVGLGILVWLGLAIGFAFDSADGQLARLRGGGSAAGEWLDHVVDCAKITALHTAVLISFYRHPDAYGIDGEDAWLLLPLVFQFAAVVTFFGGLLTEKLTPRPAPGTPAAAPSTPRAIALLPVDHGIFCLVFLFLGAGSGFRWAYAALALAAVLFLLAFLAKWFRELSAVRR; encoded by the coding sequence ATGGGAACGATCAACACCGCGCTCCGCGAGCTGAGAACCGCGCAGAAGTCCTCGAAAGGCGTCTCGCTCTACTCCCGCTTCGCCAACCGCCCGGCGGGACGCGTCCTCGCCGCCTGCGCCTACGCACTGCGCCTGACACCGAACCAGGTGACGGTGATCAGCGCGCTCTTCAGTTTCGCCGCCGTGGTCGGTCTCGCGATCGGCACCCCGGCCGTGGGCCTCGGGATCCTCGTGTGGCTGGGCCTCGCGATCGGTTTCGCCTTCGACTCGGCGGACGGCCAGCTCGCCCGGCTGCGCGGCGGCGGCAGCGCCGCCGGGGAGTGGCTCGACCACGTGGTCGACTGCGCGAAGATCACCGCCCTGCACACGGCGGTGCTCATCTCCTTCTACCGCCACCCGGACGCCTACGGCATCGACGGCGAGGACGCCTGGCTGCTGCTCCCGCTCGTCTTCCAGTTCGCGGCGGTCGTCACCTTCTTCGGCGGACTCCTCACCGAGAAGCTCACCCCCCGCCCGGCCCCGGGAACGCCCGCCGCGGCCCCCTCGACGCCGCGGGCGATCGCGCTGCTCCCCGTCGACCACGGCATCTTCTGCCTGGTCTTCCTCTTCCTCGGCGCCGGGAGCGGATTCCGCTGGGCCTACGCGGCCCTCGCCCTCGCCGCCGTGCTCTTCCTGCTCGCGTTCCTCGCCAAGTGGTTCAGGGAACTCAGCGCAGTTCGGCGCTGA
- a CDS encoding DUF6891 domain-containing protein yields MLAIVIRTEPGESHERVSAEGLAGLVRRVGGRKDRFLVLERLPDEPDFYAQVWHEDEGSYQVEYRDGSARRHFQAHTDDADAVAAALTGWARRTPGWDAALTWSPLDLGEPDGPGDSAPHEAAPAPHEAAPVPDSGALAPDQEPPAPDDAPPAPILSAGDLTELEGVVRVALHGGYRDPEALAELAEEHFVADDRRPVTAAQARALVDRLWGERLAEQEAWHGETDPERLTRAFTALDAAGVVAREDFTCCRSCGMGEIGAEAGPGGARGFVFFHEQCTDDAVTGGGLRLYYGGFDDEERTTAAIGREVVAALAAAGLRTTWDGSPARAIEVTPLDWRRRLPVG; encoded by the coding sequence ATGCTTGCGATCGTGATCAGGACGGAGCCCGGCGAGAGCCACGAGCGGGTGTCCGCGGAGGGGCTCGCCGGGCTGGTGCGGCGCGTCGGGGGACGCAAGGACCGGTTCCTCGTGCTCGAACGGCTGCCGGACGAACCGGACTTCTACGCCCAGGTGTGGCACGAGGACGAGGGCTCCTACCAGGTGGAGTACCGGGACGGCTCCGCCCGGCGGCACTTCCAGGCGCACACCGACGACGCCGACGCGGTCGCCGCCGCCCTCACCGGCTGGGCCCGCCGCACCCCCGGCTGGGACGCCGCGCTGACATGGAGTCCCCTCGACCTCGGGGAACCGGACGGCCCGGGGGACTCCGCGCCGCACGAGGCGGCTCCCGCGCCGCACGAGGCGGCTCCCGTACCGGACTCGGGGGCTCTGGCACCGGATCAAGAGCCTCCCGCACCGGACGACGCGCCCCCCGCGCCCATCCTTTCCGCCGGGGACCTCACCGAACTGGAGGGTGTCGTCCGCGTCGCCCTGCACGGCGGCTACCGCGACCCCGAGGCCCTCGCCGAACTCGCCGAGGAGCATTTCGTCGCCGACGACCGCCGCCCCGTGACGGCGGCGCAGGCGCGGGCCCTCGTGGACCGGCTGTGGGGCGAACGGCTCGCGGAGCAGGAGGCGTGGCACGGCGAGACCGACCCCGAACGCCTCACGCGCGCCTTCACCGCGCTCGACGCGGCGGGTGTCGTCGCCCGCGAGGACTTCACGTGCTGCCGCTCCTGCGGCATGGGCGAGATCGGCGCGGAGGCCGGCCCGGGGGGAGCGCGGGGCTTCGTGTTCTTCCACGAGCAGTGCACGGACGACGCCGTGACCGGTGGCGGGCTGCGGCTCTACTACGGCGGGTTCGACGACGAGGAGCGCACGACGGCCGCGATCGGGCGCGAGGTGGTGGCCGCGCTCGCCGCCGCGGGACTGCGCACGACGTGGGACGGGAGCCCGGCGCGGGCGATCGAGGTGACGCCGCTGGACTGGCGCCGCCGCCTGCCCGTCGGCTGA
- a CDS encoding ABC transporter ATP-binding protein, which yields MNATDGTPAGTEGPGERGGLAARTRAVPGPAAPAGEPGGGRSASGRDGKNAVPPRDGDTQRSLLPTATSRRTWGAARELTRPHRGRALAAVAVFAADAAAGLAGPFALGWIVDTVREGGTSGAVTGAALVLFGAALLQAVLTATGAGLVARVGEGALARLRERVVARALALPSQRVEEAGTGDLAARIGDDAALVARAVRDVVPGLAGSALTLAATLVGLTALDWRFALAGLCAVPIQAATLRWYLRRSTPLYARQREVGAERARQTLESVSGAATVRAFRLGARHTRRIEERSADAVAYAQRATTLRSRFYGRLNVAEFVGLALILVVGHVLVRDGSARVGEATAAALLFVRLFDPVNILLALAGTAQEAAAGLARLVGVADLVAASPPGTSEEARTAPSAPGAYAVSALGIRHDYRPGHPVLHGVDLRLAPGEHVTLVGASGAGKSTLARIVAGAHAPTAGSVTVRAAAGEGPRVLLVDQDTHVFAGTLADNLLLARPGAAASDLAAALRAVGAEGWTRALPEGLATVVGAGGLALTPLQAQQLALARLVLADPPVVVLDEAAAEAGSEGARGLEKAAEEAIRGRTALVVAHRLGQAARADRVAVMEAGRVVEEGTHAGLLAADGAYARLWAAWAARGAE from the coding sequence ATGAACGCCACGGACGGGACACCGGCGGGGACGGAGGGCCCCGGCGAGCGGGGCGGCCTCGCGGCGCGGACGCGCGCTGTGCCGGGGCCCGCCGCGCCGGCGGGGGAGCCGGGCGGCGGGCGGTCCGCCTCCGGGAGGGACGGGAAGAACGCCGTCCCGCCCCGTGACGGCGACACCCAGCGCTCCCTCCTGCCCACCGCCACCTCGCGGCGTACCTGGGGCGCGGCGCGGGAGTTGACGCGGCCCCACCGGGGGCGGGCGCTCGCGGCCGTCGCCGTGTTCGCCGCGGACGCGGCGGCCGGGCTCGCGGGGCCCTTCGCGCTGGGGTGGATCGTCGACACCGTGCGCGAGGGCGGGACGAGCGGCGCCGTCACCGGGGCCGCGCTCGTGCTGTTCGGGGCCGCGCTGCTCCAGGCCGTCCTGACCGCGACCGGGGCCGGGCTCGTGGCCCGCGTCGGCGAGGGGGCGCTCGCGCGGCTGCGGGAACGGGTCGTCGCCCGCGCCCTCGCGCTGCCCTCACAACGCGTCGAGGAGGCGGGCACGGGCGACCTCGCCGCGCGCATCGGCGACGACGCGGCGCTCGTGGCGCGCGCCGTGCGCGACGTCGTCCCGGGCCTCGCGGGCTCCGCGCTCACGCTCGCCGCGACCCTCGTCGGGCTCACCGCGCTCGACTGGCGCTTCGCCCTCGCGGGGCTGTGCGCCGTACCGATCCAGGCCGCGACCCTGCGCTGGTACCTGCGCCGCTCGACCCCGCTGTACGCGCGCCAGCGCGAAGTCGGCGCCGAACGCGCGCGGCAGACACTCGAATCGGTCTCGGGCGCGGCGACGGTACGGGCCTTCCGGCTCGGCGCCCGCCACACCCGCCGCATCGAGGAGCGCTCCGCCGACGCGGTCGCGTACGCCCAGCGCGCCACGACCCTCCGCTCCCGCTTCTACGGGCGCCTCAACGTCGCCGAGTTCGTCGGCCTCGCGCTCATCCTCGTCGTCGGCCACGTCCTCGTCCGGGACGGCTCCGCGCGCGTCGGCGAGGCGACGGCCGCCGCGCTGCTCTTCGTCCGGCTCTTCGACCCGGTGAACATCCTGCTCGCGCTCGCGGGCACCGCGCAGGAGGCCGCCGCGGGCCTCGCGCGGCTGGTCGGTGTCGCCGACCTCGTAGCGGCGTCGCCGCCAGGAACGTCCGAGGAGGCGCGTACCGCGCCGTCCGCGCCCGGCGCGTACGCCGTCTCCGCCCTCGGCATCCGGCACGACTACCGCCCGGGGCACCCCGTCCTGCACGGCGTCGACCTGCGGCTCGCGCCCGGCGAGCACGTCACGCTCGTCGGGGCGAGCGGCGCGGGCAAGAGCACACTGGCCCGGATCGTCGCCGGGGCCCACGCCCCCACCGCCGGGAGCGTCACCGTACGGGCCGCGGCGGGCGAGGGCCCCCGCGTCCTCCTCGTCGACCAGGACACGCACGTCTTCGCCGGGACCCTCGCCGACAACCTCCTCCTCGCCCGGCCCGGCGCCGCCGCCTCCGACCTCGCCGCCGCGCTCCGGGCCGTCGGCGCCGAGGGCTGGACCCGCGCGCTGCCCGAAGGGCTCGCGACCGTCGTCGGCGCGGGCGGACTGGCGCTCACCCCGCTCCAGGCGCAGCAACTCGCCCTCGCCCGCCTGGTCCTCGCCGACCCGCCGGTCGTCGTCCTCGACGAGGCGGCGGCGGAGGCGGGCAGCGAGGGGGCGCGGGGGCTGGAGAAGGCGGCGGAGGAGGCGATACGGGGCCGCACCGCACTCGTCGTCGCCCACCGGCTGGGGCAGGCAGCACGTGCCGACCGCGTCGCCGTGATGGAGGCGGGCCGCGTCGTCGAGGAGGGCACGCACGCCGGACTCCTCGCGGCGGACGGCGCGTACGCCCGGCTGTGGGCGGCGTGGGCGGCGCGCGGGGCGGAGTGA
- a CDS encoding ABC transporter ATP-binding protein — protein sequence MPVKPPAQDARPVAPPPRGPGAVLAAAARSVRGPLLGSLVLLAGHQAGEALVPVVVGVVVDRAVDGGAAGALLGCLALLAADFLFLSLCYRFGSRLSTRAREHSAHRLRVRLAGRLLAHDDAAGRDRLPGDLLTVTGSDTQVVGQFTSWLGMTTGNLVAVGLGAALLLRMSVPLGVLVLLGTPAVLLLMNRAGRPLERRGAAEQAAAARAAATAVDYVSGLRVLKGLRAERTALRHYEGVNRESLRATVTAARTEAVLDGAGTLLAGVLVAAVALVAGRLALGGDLGLGDLIACVGLCQFLLAPIQGLLELGPALARARASARRVAVLLDAPAPPPGTARLPEDVPVRGELTVRGLAHEALRGVDLRLAPGEHLGLVVPEPVAAAELLACLAGDLAPAHGTICLDGVPLTALDRAEARGAVLVAPHQAYLFDGTVLDNLRPDEGEAGETATSADTEALHAAAATDLVDGLPHGTATRVGERGAFLSGGQRQRLALARALRAAPPVLVLHDPTTAVDAVTQTRIARGIRTLRAGRTTLVLTSSPALLGACDRVAVLREGRVTASGPHTALLATDSFYGKVVSA from the coding sequence ATGCCCGTGAAGCCCCCCGCCCAGGACGCCCGGCCCGTCGCCCCGCCCCCGCGCGGACCCGGTGCCGTTCTCGCCGCGGCGGCCCGTTCCGTACGGGGCCCGCTGCTCGGCTCGCTCGTCCTGCTCGCGGGGCACCAGGCGGGCGAGGCGCTCGTGCCCGTCGTCGTCGGCGTCGTCGTGGACCGCGCCGTGGACGGAGGGGCGGCGGGGGCGCTGCTCGGCTGCCTCGCCCTGCTCGCCGCCGACTTCCTGTTCCTCTCGCTCTGTTACCGCTTCGGCTCCCGCCTCTCCACCCGCGCGCGCGAACACTCCGCGCACCGCCTCCGTGTCCGGCTCGCGGGGCGCCTCCTCGCCCACGACGACGCGGCCGGCCGCGACCGGCTCCCCGGCGACCTGCTCACCGTCACCGGCTCCGACACGCAGGTGGTCGGCCAGTTCACGAGCTGGCTCGGCATGACGACGGGCAACCTCGTCGCCGTCGGCCTCGGTGCCGCCCTCCTGCTGCGCATGTCCGTCCCCCTCGGAGTCCTCGTCCTCCTCGGCACGCCCGCCGTGCTCCTCCTCATGAACCGCGCGGGCCGTCCGCTGGAGCGCCGGGGCGCCGCCGAGCAGGCCGCCGCCGCGCGCGCCGCGGCGACCGCCGTCGACTACGTGAGCGGACTGCGCGTCCTCAAGGGCCTGCGCGCCGAACGCACCGCGCTGCGCCACTACGAGGGCGTCAATCGCGAGAGCCTGCGCGCGACTGTCACCGCGGCCCGCACCGAAGCGGTGCTCGACGGCGCCGGGACGCTGCTCGCCGGGGTCCTCGTCGCCGCCGTCGCACTCGTCGCCGGGCGCCTCGCGCTCGGTGGGGACCTCGGACTCGGCGACCTCATCGCGTGCGTGGGGCTCTGCCAGTTCCTCCTGGCCCCGATCCAGGGCCTCCTGGAACTCGGCCCCGCGCTCGCCCGCGCCCGCGCGAGCGCGCGCCGCGTCGCCGTCCTCCTCGACGCGCCCGCGCCACCGCCCGGTACGGCCCGGCTGCCCGAGGACGTGCCGGTACGGGGCGAGCTGACGGTACGGGGCCTCGCGCACGAGGCGCTGCGCGGCGTGGACCTGCGCCTCGCCCCCGGCGAACACCTCGGTCTCGTCGTCCCCGAGCCGGTCGCGGCGGCCGAACTCCTCGCCTGCCTCGCGGGCGACCTCGCCCCCGCGCACGGGACGATATGCCTGGACGGCGTGCCCCTGACCGCCCTCGACCGCGCGGAGGCGCGCGGCGCCGTCCTCGTCGCCCCCCACCAGGCGTACCTCTTCGACGGCACGGTCCTCGACAACCTCCGCCCCGACGAGGGGGAGGCCGGGGAGACGGCCACGAGCGCCGACACCGAGGCCCTGCACGCCGCGGCCGCCACGGACCTCGTCGACGGTCTCCCGCACGGCACGGCGACCCGGGTCGGCGAGCGCGGCGCCTTCCTCTCCGGCGGGCAACGCCAGCGCCTCGCCCTGGCCCGCGCGCTGCGCGCCGCGCCGCCCGTACTCGTCCTGCACGACCCGACGACCGCGGTCGACGCGGTGACACAGACCCGTATCGCACGCGGCATCCGCACCCTGCGCGCGGGCCGCACGACCCTTGTCCTCACCTCGTCCCCCGCCCTCCTCGGCGCCTGCGACCGCGTGGCCGTCCTCCGCGAGGGCCGCGTGACCGCGAGCGGCCCGCACACCGCCCTCCTCGCCACCGACAGCTTCTACGGAAAGGTGGTCAGCGCATGA
- a CDS encoding AraC family transcriptional regulator produces the protein MSLNRQPGAEPAPGGKGAVPGDSRGALRVMNFEMPGGRRFERHEHSAHQLAWAAAGTLTVDIGAHSWVLPPTLALWIPAGTPHTTSATRPALMRSVYLLPRHSPVRRPGPTVVAVGPLLRELITHLADTPLEPGPRARAEALLPDLLRPVEVTTIEVPMPRDERALRVAEALVAHPADPRSLDEWGRLVGASARTLARLFSAETGLSFGRWRTRARLRAGLEHMAVNRPLTAVAHRVGYTSPSSFVAAFRHETGRTPGAYFSASQGQGGGD, from the coding sequence ATGTCGCTGAACAGACAACCCGGCGCCGAGCCCGCTCCCGGCGGCAAGGGCGCGGTCCCCGGTGATTCCCGGGGCGCCCTGCGGGTCATGAACTTCGAGATGCCGGGCGGCCGTCGCTTCGAGCGGCACGAGCACTCCGCGCACCAGCTCGCCTGGGCTGCGGCGGGGACCCTCACGGTGGACATCGGCGCGCACTCCTGGGTCCTGCCGCCGACGCTCGCGCTCTGGATACCGGCGGGGACCCCGCACACGACGAGCGCGACGCGTCCCGCGCTCATGCGGAGCGTCTACCTCCTGCCCCGGCACTCCCCCGTGCGCCGGCCGGGCCCGACCGTGGTCGCGGTGGGCCCGCTGCTGCGCGAACTCATCACACACCTCGCGGACACGCCGCTGGAACCGGGCCCGCGCGCCCGCGCCGAGGCGCTGCTCCCGGATCTGCTGCGGCCCGTGGAGGTGACGACGATCGAGGTCCCGATGCCGCGCGACGAGCGGGCCCTGCGCGTCGCCGAGGCGCTCGTCGCGCACCCGGCCGATCCCCGCTCGCTGGACGAGTGGGGCCGTCTCGTCGGCGCGAGCGCGCGCACCCTGGCCCGGCTCTTCAGCGCGGAGACGGGCCTGTCCTTCGGGCGCTGGCGCACGCGGGCCCGGCTGCGGGCGGGTCTGGAGCACATGGCGGTCAACCGCCCGCTGACGGCGGTCGCGCACCGTGTCGGCTACACCTCGCCCAGCTCGTTCGTCGCGGCCTTCCGCCACGAGACGGGCCGCACCCCCGGCGCCTACTTCTCGGCGAGCCAGGGGCAGGGCGGCGGCGACTGA
- a CDS encoding ABC transporter substrate-binding protein, with amino-acid sequence MSRPLASAPSRRRVLGSAAGILAAAGLAACSSDSDDGGKKGTESPGASGTRTVDTAKGKVKIPARPKRVVAINDFPMSAMFDMGLTPAGVFNAGEEYVPARDLQRWRAVPKVSDGVGGEIQVEKVAALRPDLVIGIDAQTNLPYKQLSALAPTVLLPFSKSKSPWRDMAEQTADVLGEHGRLDALKKEYEAKAAAVREKHAKALAATHWALLQGGFDEGQWWLYGHGSPIGGILADAGAVFSSASRRLDVQQAVSYELIANKLADADAVFYYTTNDGKPANLGPKLFAQPAFEKLAATKADKLFGSIYFLPGGMRDAIAALDDFDKALRKL; translated from the coding sequence ATGTCCCGCCCCCTCGCTTCCGCACCGTCCCGTCGGCGTGTCCTCGGTTCCGCCGCGGGCATCCTCGCGGCGGCCGGCCTCGCCGCCTGCTCCAGCGACTCGGACGACGGGGGCAAGAAGGGCACCGAGTCCCCGGGCGCCTCGGGGACCCGTACCGTCGACACCGCCAAGGGCAAGGTGAAGATTCCCGCGCGGCCGAAGCGGGTCGTGGCCATCAACGACTTCCCGATGTCGGCGATGTTCGACATGGGACTCACGCCCGCCGGGGTCTTCAACGCCGGTGAGGAGTACGTGCCCGCGCGGGATCTCCAGCGGTGGCGCGCGGTGCCGAAGGTCTCCGACGGGGTCGGCGGCGAGATCCAGGTCGAGAAGGTCGCGGCGCTCCGCCCCGACCTCGTCATCGGCATCGACGCGCAGACCAACCTCCCGTACAAGCAGCTCAGCGCCCTCGCCCCGACCGTCCTGCTGCCCTTCAGCAAGTCGAAGAGCCCGTGGCGCGACATGGCGGAGCAGACCGCCGACGTGCTCGGCGAGCACGGCAGGCTCGACGCGCTCAAGAAGGAGTACGAGGCGAAGGCCGCCGCCGTCCGCGAGAAGCACGCCAAGGCGCTCGCCGCGACGCACTGGGCGCTGCTCCAGGGCGGTTTCGACGAGGGCCAGTGGTGGCTGTACGGGCACGGCTCGCCGATCGGCGGCATCCTCGCCGACGCGGGCGCGGTCTTCTCCTCGGCGAGCCGGCGGCTCGACGTGCAGCAGGCCGTCTCGTACGAGCTGATCGCGAACAAGCTCGCCGACGCCGACGCGGTCTTCTACTACACGACCAACGACGGGAAGCCCGCCAACCTCGGCCCCAAGCTCTTCGCGCAGCCCGCCTTCGAGAAGCTCGCCGCGACGAAGGCCGACAAGCTCTTCGGCAGCATCTACTTCCTGCCCGGCGGCATGCGCGACGCGATCGCCGCGCTCGACGACTTCGACAAGGCGCTGCGGAAGCTGTGA